The following coding sequences are from one Panthera leo isolate Ple1 chromosome E1, P.leo_Ple1_pat1.1, whole genome shotgun sequence window:
- the CORO6 gene encoding coronin-6 isoform X3: protein MSRRVVRQSKFRHVFGQAAKADQSYEDIRVSKVTWDSSFCAVNPKFLAIIVEAGGGGAFIVLPLAKTGRVDKNYPLVTGHTAPVLDIDWCPHNDNVIASASDDTTVMVWQIPDYTPMRNITEPIITLEGHSKRVGILCWHPTARNVLLSAGGDNVIIIWNVGTGEVLLSLDDMHPDVIHSVCWNSNGSLLATTCKDKTLRIIDPRKGQVVAERARPHEGARPLRAVFTADGKLLSTGFSRMSERQLALWDPERFAAHEGMRPMRAVFTRQGHIFTTGFTRMSQRELGLWDPNNFEEPVALQEMDTSNGVLLPFYDPDSSIVYLCGKGDSSIRYFEITDEPPFVHYLNTFSSKEPQRGMGFMPKRGLEVNKCEIARFYKLHERKCEPIIMTVPRKSDLFQDDLYPDTPGPEPALEADEWLAGQDAEPVLISLRDGYIPPKHRELRVTKRNILDVRPPSGPRRSQSASDAPLSQQHTLETLLEEIKALREQVQAQEQRITALENMLCELVDGTD from the exons ATGAGCCGGCGTGTGGTTCGGCAGAGCAAGTTCCGCCATGTGTTTGGGCAGGCAGCAAAGGCTGACCAGTCCTACGAGGATATCCGTGTGTCCAAGGTCACGTGGGACAGCTCCTTCTGTGCTGTCAACCCCAAATTCCTGGCCATTATTGTGGAGGCTGGAGGTGGAGGTGCCTTCATTGTCCTGCCTCTGGCCAAG ACAGGACGAGTGGATAAGAACTACCCTCTGGTCACTGGGCACACTGCTCCAGTGCTGGACATCGACTGGTGCCCACATAATGACAACGTCATCGCCAGTGCCTCAGACGACACCACGGTCATG GTGTGGCAAATTCCAGACTATACCCCTATGCGCAACATCACAGAACCCATCATTACACTCGAGGGCCACTCCAAACGTGTGGGCATCCTCTGCTGGCACCCTACTGCCCGGAATGTTCTGCTCAGTGCAG GTGGTGACAATGTGATCATCATCTGGAATGTGGGCACTGGGGAGGTGCTCCTGAGTCTAGATGACATGCACCCGGACGTCATCCACAGTGTTTGCTGGAACAGCAATGGTAGCCTGCTAGCCACGACCTGCAAGGACAAGACCCTGCGCATTATAGACCCCCGCAAGGGCCAGGTGGTGGCG GAGCGAGCCCGGCCTCACGAGGGCGCCCGCCCGCTGCGGGCCGTCTTCACTGCAGACGGGAAGCTACTCAGCACCGGCTTCAGCAGGATGAGTGAGCGGCAACTCGCGCTCTGGGACCCG gagAGGTTTGCGGCCCACGAGGGAATGAGGCCCATGCGGGCCGTCTTCACGCGCCAGGGTCATATCTTCACCACGGGCTTCACCCGCATGAGCCAGCGAGAGCTGGGCCTGTGGGACCCG AACAATTTCGAGGAACCAGTGGCACTGCAGGAGATGGACACAAGCAACGGGGTCCTACTGCCCTTCTATGATCCCGACTCCAGCATCGTCTACCTATGCGGCAAG GGCGACAGCAGCATTCGGTACTTTGAGATTACAGACGAACCACCTTTCGTGCATTACCTGAACACGTTCAGCAGCAAGGAGCCTCAGAGGGGCATGGGTTTCATGCCCAAGCGGGGACTGGAAGTCAACAAGTGTGAGATCGCCCG GTTCTACAAGTTGCACGAAAGAAAATGTGAGCCCATCATCATGACTGTGCCCCGCAAG TCAGACTTGTTCCAGGACGATCTATACCCAGATACGCCTGGCCCTGAGCCAGCCCTAGAAGCTGACGAATGGCTAGCTGGCCAGGACGCGGAACCTGTGCTCATCTCGTTGAGGGACGGTTACATACCTCCCAAGCACCGCGAGCTTCGGGTCACCAAGCGCAATATTCTGGACGTGCGCCCTCCCTCGGGCCCCCGCCGCAGCCAGTCGGCCAGCGACGCCCCATTGTCG CAGCAGCACACTCTAGAGACGCTGCTGGAGGAGATCAAGGCCCTTCGTGAGCAGGTGCAGGCCCAGGAGCAGCGCATCACGGCTTTGGAGAACATGCTGTGCGAGCTGGTGGACGGCACGGACTAG
- the CORO6 gene encoding coronin-6 isoform X7: protein MSRRVVRQSKFRHVFGQAAKADQSYEDIRVSKVTWDSSFCAVNPKFLAIIVEAGGGGAFIVLPLAKTGRVDKNYPLVTGHTAPVLDIDWCPHNDNVIASASDDTTVMVWQIPDYTPMRNITEPIITLEGHSKRVGILCWHPTARNVLLSAGGDNVIIIWNVGTGEVLLSLDDMHPDVIHSVCWNSNGSLLATTCKDKTLRIIDPRKGQVVAERARPHEGARPLRAVFTADGKLLSTGFSRMSERQLALWDPNNFEEPVALQEMDTSNGVLLPFYDPDSSIVYLCGKGDSSIRYFEITDEPPFVHYLNTFSSKEPQRGMGFMPKRGLEVNKCEIARFYKLHERKCEPIIMTVPRKSDLFQDDLYPDTPGPEPALEADEWLAGQDAEPVLISLRDGYIPPKHRELRVTKRNILDVRPPSGPRRSQSASDAPLSQHTLETLLEEIKALREQVQAQEQRITALENMLGEGGFLTAPPPEN, encoded by the exons ATGAGCCGGCGTGTGGTTCGGCAGAGCAAGTTCCGCCATGTGTTTGGGCAGGCAGCAAAGGCTGACCAGTCCTACGAGGATATCCGTGTGTCCAAGGTCACGTGGGACAGCTCCTTCTGTGCTGTCAACCCCAAATTCCTGGCCATTATTGTGGAGGCTGGAGGTGGAGGTGCCTTCATTGTCCTGCCTCTGGCCAAG ACAGGACGAGTGGATAAGAACTACCCTCTGGTCACTGGGCACACTGCTCCAGTGCTGGACATCGACTGGTGCCCACATAATGACAACGTCATCGCCAGTGCCTCAGACGACACCACGGTCATG GTGTGGCAAATTCCAGACTATACCCCTATGCGCAACATCACAGAACCCATCATTACACTCGAGGGCCACTCCAAACGTGTGGGCATCCTCTGCTGGCACCCTACTGCCCGGAATGTTCTGCTCAGTGCAG GTGGTGACAATGTGATCATCATCTGGAATGTGGGCACTGGGGAGGTGCTCCTGAGTCTAGATGACATGCACCCGGACGTCATCCACAGTGTTTGCTGGAACAGCAATGGTAGCCTGCTAGCCACGACCTGCAAGGACAAGACCCTGCGCATTATAGACCCCCGCAAGGGCCAGGTGGTGGCG GAGCGAGCCCGGCCTCACGAGGGCGCCCGCCCGCTGCGGGCCGTCTTCACTGCAGACGGGAAGCTACTCAGCACCGGCTTCAGCAGGATGAGTGAGCGGCAACTCGCGCTCTGGGACCCG AACAATTTCGAGGAACCAGTGGCACTGCAGGAGATGGACACAAGCAACGGGGTCCTACTGCCCTTCTATGATCCCGACTCCAGCATCGTCTACCTATGCGGCAAG GGCGACAGCAGCATTCGGTACTTTGAGATTACAGACGAACCACCTTTCGTGCATTACCTGAACACGTTCAGCAGCAAGGAGCCTCAGAGGGGCATGGGTTTCATGCCCAAGCGGGGACTGGAAGTCAACAAGTGTGAGATCGCCCG GTTCTACAAGTTGCACGAAAGAAAATGTGAGCCCATCATCATGACTGTGCCCCGCAAG TCAGACTTGTTCCAGGACGATCTATACCCAGATACGCCTGGCCCTGAGCCAGCCCTAGAAGCTGACGAATGGCTAGCTGGCCAGGACGCGGAACCTGTGCTCATCTCGTTGAGGGACGGTTACATACCTCCCAAGCACCGCGAGCTTCGGGTCACCAAGCGCAATATTCTGGACGTGCGCCCTCCCTCGGGCCCCCGCCGCAGCCAGTCGGCCAGCGACGCCCCATTGTCG CAGCACACTCTAGAGACGCTGCTGGAGGAGATCAAGGCCCTTCGTGAGCAGGTGCAGGCCCAGGAGCAGCGCATCACGGCTTTGGAGAACATGCT GGGAGAGGGCGGCTTCCTCACTGCACCCCCGCCGGAGAACTAA
- the CORO6 gene encoding coronin-6 isoform X11: MSRRVVRQSKFRHVFGQAAKADQSYEDIRVSKVTWDSSFCAVNPKFLAIIVEAGGGGAFIVLPLAKTGRVDKNYPLVTGHTAPVLDIDWCPHNDNVIASASDDTTVMVWQIPDYTPMRNITEPIITLEGHSKRVGILCWHPTARNVLLSAGGDNVIIIWNVGTGEVLLSLDDMHPDVIHSVCWNSNGSLLATTCKDKTLRIIDPRKGQVVAERARPHEGARPLRAVFTADGKLLSTGFSRMSERQLALWDPERFAAHEGMRPMRAVFTRQGHIFTTGFTRMSQRELGLWDPNNFEEPVALQEMDTSNGVLLPFYDPDSSIVYLCGKGDSSIRYFEITDEPPFVHYLNTFSSKEPQRGMGFMPKRGLEVNKCEIARFYKLHERKCEPIIMTVPRKTCSRTIYTQIRLALSQP, translated from the exons ATGAGCCGGCGTGTGGTTCGGCAGAGCAAGTTCCGCCATGTGTTTGGGCAGGCAGCAAAGGCTGACCAGTCCTACGAGGATATCCGTGTGTCCAAGGTCACGTGGGACAGCTCCTTCTGTGCTGTCAACCCCAAATTCCTGGCCATTATTGTGGAGGCTGGAGGTGGAGGTGCCTTCATTGTCCTGCCTCTGGCCAAG ACAGGACGAGTGGATAAGAACTACCCTCTGGTCACTGGGCACACTGCTCCAGTGCTGGACATCGACTGGTGCCCACATAATGACAACGTCATCGCCAGTGCCTCAGACGACACCACGGTCATG GTGTGGCAAATTCCAGACTATACCCCTATGCGCAACATCACAGAACCCATCATTACACTCGAGGGCCACTCCAAACGTGTGGGCATCCTCTGCTGGCACCCTACTGCCCGGAATGTTCTGCTCAGTGCAG GTGGTGACAATGTGATCATCATCTGGAATGTGGGCACTGGGGAGGTGCTCCTGAGTCTAGATGACATGCACCCGGACGTCATCCACAGTGTTTGCTGGAACAGCAATGGTAGCCTGCTAGCCACGACCTGCAAGGACAAGACCCTGCGCATTATAGACCCCCGCAAGGGCCAGGTGGTGGCG GAGCGAGCCCGGCCTCACGAGGGCGCCCGCCCGCTGCGGGCCGTCTTCACTGCAGACGGGAAGCTACTCAGCACCGGCTTCAGCAGGATGAGTGAGCGGCAACTCGCGCTCTGGGACCCG gagAGGTTTGCGGCCCACGAGGGAATGAGGCCCATGCGGGCCGTCTTCACGCGCCAGGGTCATATCTTCACCACGGGCTTCACCCGCATGAGCCAGCGAGAGCTGGGCCTGTGGGACCCG AACAATTTCGAGGAACCAGTGGCACTGCAGGAGATGGACACAAGCAACGGGGTCCTACTGCCCTTCTATGATCCCGACTCCAGCATCGTCTACCTATGCGGCAAG GGCGACAGCAGCATTCGGTACTTTGAGATTACAGACGAACCACCTTTCGTGCATTACCTGAACACGTTCAGCAGCAAGGAGCCTCAGAGGGGCATGGGTTTCATGCCCAAGCGGGGACTGGAAGTCAACAAGTGTGAGATCGCCCG GTTCTACAAGTTGCACGAAAGAAAATGTGAGCCCATCATCATGACTGTGCCCCGCAAG ACTTGTTCCAGGACGATCTATACCCAGATACGCCTGGCCCTGAGCCAGCCCTAG
- the CORO6 gene encoding coronin-6 isoform X4: MSRRVVRQSKFRHVFGQAAKADQSYEDIRVSKVTWDSSFCAVNPKFLAIIVEAGGGGAFIVLPLAKTGRVDKNYPLVTGHTAPVLDIDWCPHNDNVIASASDDTTVMVWQIPDYTPMRNITEPIITLEGHSKRVGILCWHPTARNVLLSAGGDNVIIIWNVGTGEVLLSLDDMHPDVIHSVCWNSNGSLLATTCKDKTLRIIDPRKGQVVAERARPHEGARPLRAVFTADGKLLSTGFSRMSERQLALWDPERFAAHEGMRPMRAVFTRQGHIFTTGFTRMSQRELGLWDPNNFEEPVALQEMDTSNGVLLPFYDPDSSIVYLCGKGDSSIRYFEITDEPPFVHYLNTFSSKEPQRGMGFMPKRGLEVNKCEIARFYKLHERKCEPIIMTVPRKSDLFQDDLYPDTPGPEPALEADEWLAGQDAEPVLISLRDGYIPPKHRELRVTKRNILDVRPPSGPRRSQSASDAPLSQHTLETLLEEIKALREQVQAQEQRITALENMLCELVDGTD, translated from the exons ATGAGCCGGCGTGTGGTTCGGCAGAGCAAGTTCCGCCATGTGTTTGGGCAGGCAGCAAAGGCTGACCAGTCCTACGAGGATATCCGTGTGTCCAAGGTCACGTGGGACAGCTCCTTCTGTGCTGTCAACCCCAAATTCCTGGCCATTATTGTGGAGGCTGGAGGTGGAGGTGCCTTCATTGTCCTGCCTCTGGCCAAG ACAGGACGAGTGGATAAGAACTACCCTCTGGTCACTGGGCACACTGCTCCAGTGCTGGACATCGACTGGTGCCCACATAATGACAACGTCATCGCCAGTGCCTCAGACGACACCACGGTCATG GTGTGGCAAATTCCAGACTATACCCCTATGCGCAACATCACAGAACCCATCATTACACTCGAGGGCCACTCCAAACGTGTGGGCATCCTCTGCTGGCACCCTACTGCCCGGAATGTTCTGCTCAGTGCAG GTGGTGACAATGTGATCATCATCTGGAATGTGGGCACTGGGGAGGTGCTCCTGAGTCTAGATGACATGCACCCGGACGTCATCCACAGTGTTTGCTGGAACAGCAATGGTAGCCTGCTAGCCACGACCTGCAAGGACAAGACCCTGCGCATTATAGACCCCCGCAAGGGCCAGGTGGTGGCG GAGCGAGCCCGGCCTCACGAGGGCGCCCGCCCGCTGCGGGCCGTCTTCACTGCAGACGGGAAGCTACTCAGCACCGGCTTCAGCAGGATGAGTGAGCGGCAACTCGCGCTCTGGGACCCG gagAGGTTTGCGGCCCACGAGGGAATGAGGCCCATGCGGGCCGTCTTCACGCGCCAGGGTCATATCTTCACCACGGGCTTCACCCGCATGAGCCAGCGAGAGCTGGGCCTGTGGGACCCG AACAATTTCGAGGAACCAGTGGCACTGCAGGAGATGGACACAAGCAACGGGGTCCTACTGCCCTTCTATGATCCCGACTCCAGCATCGTCTACCTATGCGGCAAG GGCGACAGCAGCATTCGGTACTTTGAGATTACAGACGAACCACCTTTCGTGCATTACCTGAACACGTTCAGCAGCAAGGAGCCTCAGAGGGGCATGGGTTTCATGCCCAAGCGGGGACTGGAAGTCAACAAGTGTGAGATCGCCCG GTTCTACAAGTTGCACGAAAGAAAATGTGAGCCCATCATCATGACTGTGCCCCGCAAG TCAGACTTGTTCCAGGACGATCTATACCCAGATACGCCTGGCCCTGAGCCAGCCCTAGAAGCTGACGAATGGCTAGCTGGCCAGGACGCGGAACCTGTGCTCATCTCGTTGAGGGACGGTTACATACCTCCCAAGCACCGCGAGCTTCGGGTCACCAAGCGCAATATTCTGGACGTGCGCCCTCCCTCGGGCCCCCGCCGCAGCCAGTCGGCCAGCGACGCCCCATTGTCG CAGCACACTCTAGAGACGCTGCTGGAGGAGATCAAGGCCCTTCGTGAGCAGGTGCAGGCCCAGGAGCAGCGCATCACGGCTTTGGAGAACATGCTGTGCGAGCTGGTGGACGGCACGGACTAG
- the CORO6 gene encoding coronin-6 isoform X10 has protein sequence MSRRVVRQSKFRHVFGQAAKADQSYEDIRVSKVTWDSSFCAVNPKFLAIIVEAGGGGAFIVLPLAKTGRVDKNYPLVTGHTAPVLDIDWCPHNDNVIASASDDTTVMVWQIPDYTPMRNITEPIITLEGHSKRVGILCWHPTARNVLLSAGGDNVIIIWNVGTGEVLLSLDDMHPDVIHSVCWNSNGSLLATTCKDKTLRIIDPRKGQVVAERARPHEGARPLRAVFTADGKLLSTGFSRMSERQLALWDPERFAAHEGMRPMRAVFTRQGHIFTTGFTRMSQRELGLWDPNNFEEPVALQEMDTSNGVLLPFYDPDSSIVYLCGKGDSSIRYFEITDEPPFVHYLNTFSSKEPQRGMGFMPKRGLEVNKCEIARFYKLHERKCEPIIMTVPRKSSSLPTPPAVRLVPGRSIPRYAWP, from the exons ATGAGCCGGCGTGTGGTTCGGCAGAGCAAGTTCCGCCATGTGTTTGGGCAGGCAGCAAAGGCTGACCAGTCCTACGAGGATATCCGTGTGTCCAAGGTCACGTGGGACAGCTCCTTCTGTGCTGTCAACCCCAAATTCCTGGCCATTATTGTGGAGGCTGGAGGTGGAGGTGCCTTCATTGTCCTGCCTCTGGCCAAG ACAGGACGAGTGGATAAGAACTACCCTCTGGTCACTGGGCACACTGCTCCAGTGCTGGACATCGACTGGTGCCCACATAATGACAACGTCATCGCCAGTGCCTCAGACGACACCACGGTCATG GTGTGGCAAATTCCAGACTATACCCCTATGCGCAACATCACAGAACCCATCATTACACTCGAGGGCCACTCCAAACGTGTGGGCATCCTCTGCTGGCACCCTACTGCCCGGAATGTTCTGCTCAGTGCAG GTGGTGACAATGTGATCATCATCTGGAATGTGGGCACTGGGGAGGTGCTCCTGAGTCTAGATGACATGCACCCGGACGTCATCCACAGTGTTTGCTGGAACAGCAATGGTAGCCTGCTAGCCACGACCTGCAAGGACAAGACCCTGCGCATTATAGACCCCCGCAAGGGCCAGGTGGTGGCG GAGCGAGCCCGGCCTCACGAGGGCGCCCGCCCGCTGCGGGCCGTCTTCACTGCAGACGGGAAGCTACTCAGCACCGGCTTCAGCAGGATGAGTGAGCGGCAACTCGCGCTCTGGGACCCG gagAGGTTTGCGGCCCACGAGGGAATGAGGCCCATGCGGGCCGTCTTCACGCGCCAGGGTCATATCTTCACCACGGGCTTCACCCGCATGAGCCAGCGAGAGCTGGGCCTGTGGGACCCG AACAATTTCGAGGAACCAGTGGCACTGCAGGAGATGGACACAAGCAACGGGGTCCTACTGCCCTTCTATGATCCCGACTCCAGCATCGTCTACCTATGCGGCAAG GGCGACAGCAGCATTCGGTACTTTGAGATTACAGACGAACCACCTTTCGTGCATTACCTGAACACGTTCAGCAGCAAGGAGCCTCAGAGGGGCATGGGTTTCATGCCCAAGCGGGGACTGGAAGTCAACAAGTGTGAGATCGCCCG GTTCTACAAGTTGCACGAAAGAAAATGTGAGCCCATCATCATGACTGTGCCCCGCAAG tcctcctctctccccacgcCGCCCGCAGTCAGACTTGTTCCAGGACGATCTATACCCAGATACGCCTGGCCCTGA
- the CORO6 gene encoding coronin-6 isoform X5, translating into MSRRVVRQSKFRHVFGQAAKADQSYEDIRVSKVTWDSSFCAVNPKFLAIIVEAGGGGAFIVLPLAKTGRVDKNYPLVTGHTAPVLDIDWCPHNDNVIASASDDTTVMVWQIPDYTPMRNITEPIITLEGHSKRVGILCWHPTARNVLLSAGGDNVIIIWNVGTGEVLLSLDDMHPDVIHSVCWNSNGSLLATTCKDKTLRIIDPRKGQVVAERARPHEGARPLRAVFTADGKLLSTGFSRMSERQLALWDPNNFEEPVALQEMDTSNGVLLPFYDPDSSIVYLCGKGDSSIRYFEITDEPPFVHYLNTFSSKEPQRGMGFMPKRGLEVNKCEIARFYKLHERKCEPIIMTVPRKSDLFQDDLYPDTPGPEPALEADEWLAGQDAEPVLISLRDGYIPPKHRELRVTKRNILDVRPPSGPRRSQSASDAPLSQQHTLETLLEEIKALREQVQAQEQRITALENMLGEGGFLTAPPPEN; encoded by the exons ATGAGCCGGCGTGTGGTTCGGCAGAGCAAGTTCCGCCATGTGTTTGGGCAGGCAGCAAAGGCTGACCAGTCCTACGAGGATATCCGTGTGTCCAAGGTCACGTGGGACAGCTCCTTCTGTGCTGTCAACCCCAAATTCCTGGCCATTATTGTGGAGGCTGGAGGTGGAGGTGCCTTCATTGTCCTGCCTCTGGCCAAG ACAGGACGAGTGGATAAGAACTACCCTCTGGTCACTGGGCACACTGCTCCAGTGCTGGACATCGACTGGTGCCCACATAATGACAACGTCATCGCCAGTGCCTCAGACGACACCACGGTCATG GTGTGGCAAATTCCAGACTATACCCCTATGCGCAACATCACAGAACCCATCATTACACTCGAGGGCCACTCCAAACGTGTGGGCATCCTCTGCTGGCACCCTACTGCCCGGAATGTTCTGCTCAGTGCAG GTGGTGACAATGTGATCATCATCTGGAATGTGGGCACTGGGGAGGTGCTCCTGAGTCTAGATGACATGCACCCGGACGTCATCCACAGTGTTTGCTGGAACAGCAATGGTAGCCTGCTAGCCACGACCTGCAAGGACAAGACCCTGCGCATTATAGACCCCCGCAAGGGCCAGGTGGTGGCG GAGCGAGCCCGGCCTCACGAGGGCGCCCGCCCGCTGCGGGCCGTCTTCACTGCAGACGGGAAGCTACTCAGCACCGGCTTCAGCAGGATGAGTGAGCGGCAACTCGCGCTCTGGGACCCG AACAATTTCGAGGAACCAGTGGCACTGCAGGAGATGGACACAAGCAACGGGGTCCTACTGCCCTTCTATGATCCCGACTCCAGCATCGTCTACCTATGCGGCAAG GGCGACAGCAGCATTCGGTACTTTGAGATTACAGACGAACCACCTTTCGTGCATTACCTGAACACGTTCAGCAGCAAGGAGCCTCAGAGGGGCATGGGTTTCATGCCCAAGCGGGGACTGGAAGTCAACAAGTGTGAGATCGCCCG GTTCTACAAGTTGCACGAAAGAAAATGTGAGCCCATCATCATGACTGTGCCCCGCAAG TCAGACTTGTTCCAGGACGATCTATACCCAGATACGCCTGGCCCTGAGCCAGCCCTAGAAGCTGACGAATGGCTAGCTGGCCAGGACGCGGAACCTGTGCTCATCTCGTTGAGGGACGGTTACATACCTCCCAAGCACCGCGAGCTTCGGGTCACCAAGCGCAATATTCTGGACGTGCGCCCTCCCTCGGGCCCCCGCCGCAGCCAGTCGGCCAGCGACGCCCCATTGTCG CAGCAGCACACTCTAGAGACGCTGCTGGAGGAGATCAAGGCCCTTCGTGAGCAGGTGCAGGCCCAGGAGCAGCGCATCACGGCTTTGGAGAACATGCT GGGAGAGGGCGGCTTCCTCACTGCACCCCCGCCGGAGAACTAA
- the CORO6 gene encoding coronin-6 isoform X2, with protein MSRRVVRQSKFRHVFGQAAKADQSYEDIRVSKVTWDSSFCAVNPKFLAIIVEAGGGGAFIVLPLAKTGRVDKNYPLVTGHTAPVLDIDWCPHNDNVIASASDDTTVMVWQIPDYTPMRNITEPIITLEGHSKRVGILCWHPTARNVLLSAGGDNVIIIWNVGTGEVLLSLDDMHPDVIHSVCWNSNGSLLATTCKDKTLRIIDPRKGQVVAERARPHEGARPLRAVFTADGKLLSTGFSRMSERQLALWDPERFAAHEGMRPMRAVFTRQGHIFTTGFTRMSQRELGLWDPNNFEEPVALQEMDTSNGVLLPFYDPDSSIVYLCGKGDSSIRYFEITDEPPFVHYLNTFSSKEPQRGMGFMPKRGLEVNKCEIARFYKLHERKCEPIIMTVPRKSDLFQDDLYPDTPGPEPALEADEWLAGQDAEPVLISLRDGYIPPKHRELRVTKRNILDVRPPSGPRRSQSASDAPLSQHTLETLLEEIKALREQVQAQEQRITALENMLGEGGFLTAPPPEN; from the exons ATGAGCCGGCGTGTGGTTCGGCAGAGCAAGTTCCGCCATGTGTTTGGGCAGGCAGCAAAGGCTGACCAGTCCTACGAGGATATCCGTGTGTCCAAGGTCACGTGGGACAGCTCCTTCTGTGCTGTCAACCCCAAATTCCTGGCCATTATTGTGGAGGCTGGAGGTGGAGGTGCCTTCATTGTCCTGCCTCTGGCCAAG ACAGGACGAGTGGATAAGAACTACCCTCTGGTCACTGGGCACACTGCTCCAGTGCTGGACATCGACTGGTGCCCACATAATGACAACGTCATCGCCAGTGCCTCAGACGACACCACGGTCATG GTGTGGCAAATTCCAGACTATACCCCTATGCGCAACATCACAGAACCCATCATTACACTCGAGGGCCACTCCAAACGTGTGGGCATCCTCTGCTGGCACCCTACTGCCCGGAATGTTCTGCTCAGTGCAG GTGGTGACAATGTGATCATCATCTGGAATGTGGGCACTGGGGAGGTGCTCCTGAGTCTAGATGACATGCACCCGGACGTCATCCACAGTGTTTGCTGGAACAGCAATGGTAGCCTGCTAGCCACGACCTGCAAGGACAAGACCCTGCGCATTATAGACCCCCGCAAGGGCCAGGTGGTGGCG GAGCGAGCCCGGCCTCACGAGGGCGCCCGCCCGCTGCGGGCCGTCTTCACTGCAGACGGGAAGCTACTCAGCACCGGCTTCAGCAGGATGAGTGAGCGGCAACTCGCGCTCTGGGACCCG gagAGGTTTGCGGCCCACGAGGGAATGAGGCCCATGCGGGCCGTCTTCACGCGCCAGGGTCATATCTTCACCACGGGCTTCACCCGCATGAGCCAGCGAGAGCTGGGCCTGTGGGACCCG AACAATTTCGAGGAACCAGTGGCACTGCAGGAGATGGACACAAGCAACGGGGTCCTACTGCCCTTCTATGATCCCGACTCCAGCATCGTCTACCTATGCGGCAAG GGCGACAGCAGCATTCGGTACTTTGAGATTACAGACGAACCACCTTTCGTGCATTACCTGAACACGTTCAGCAGCAAGGAGCCTCAGAGGGGCATGGGTTTCATGCCCAAGCGGGGACTGGAAGTCAACAAGTGTGAGATCGCCCG GTTCTACAAGTTGCACGAAAGAAAATGTGAGCCCATCATCATGACTGTGCCCCGCAAG TCAGACTTGTTCCAGGACGATCTATACCCAGATACGCCTGGCCCTGAGCCAGCCCTAGAAGCTGACGAATGGCTAGCTGGCCAGGACGCGGAACCTGTGCTCATCTCGTTGAGGGACGGTTACATACCTCCCAAGCACCGCGAGCTTCGGGTCACCAAGCGCAATATTCTGGACGTGCGCCCTCCCTCGGGCCCCCGCCGCAGCCAGTCGGCCAGCGACGCCCCATTGTCG CAGCACACTCTAGAGACGCTGCTGGAGGAGATCAAGGCCCTTCGTGAGCAGGTGCAGGCCCAGGAGCAGCGCATCACGGCTTTGGAGAACATGCT GGGAGAGGGCGGCTTCCTCACTGCACCCCCGCCGGAGAACTAA